One Williamwhitmania taraxaci genomic window, CGCTAGTTCTACTGTTGCAAGTGGCAGTGGTACAGGCTCGTTTACTGCGAATGTTTCGGGTCTTGCGGCTAATACAACTTACTATGTAAGGGCTTATGCAACTAACTCGAATGGAACATCTTATGGTGCTCAGCAAAGTTTTACAACAGTTAATCAAACTATTACCTATTGCACATCAAAGGGTAATAGTGTTACAGACGAATGGATTGATCTAGTTCAATTTGCTGGAATCAACAGAACATCAGGTGCAGAGGCTGGTTACAAAGACAATACCGCATTGGTGGGTAGTGTAGCTCGCGGTTCTTCGGTTTCTATTTACCTAAGCGCTGGTTTCAAGAGCACTGCTTACACTGAGTTTTTTGCTGTTTGGATTGACTTTAACCAAAATGGTACTTTCGATGCTGCTGAGTTGGTTGCTTCTGGTTCTTCAAAACTGGCCACAACCCTTACCTACAGCGTTGCTATTCCAACAACTGCTCTTCTTGGAAATACCCGCATGCGCGTGAGCATGAAGTACAATGCTGCACCAACCGCTTGTGAGGCATTCTCCTATGGTGAGGTGGAAGACTATACCGTTAGTGTAACTGCTGCTGCAGGTGCTCCTGGTATCGATAATCCTTTTGCTTCTCAACTTGGGAATGAAGATCCTTCGAGTTTCACTGTATTCCCTAACCCAGCATCAAACCAAGTTACCATTCAGTTAAATGGTATCGAGGGTAATGTAATGATGCGCATTTACGATATGCGTGGTGCAATGGTTAAGGTTCTACCTATTAACGGACGCGATACCGATGTTGATGTAAGTGACCTTGCAAAGGGCGTTTACATTATTTCGGTTGACGAGGAGAAGGAAGCTATCAAGAAGCAGTTTATTAAACTGTAATCACTCCTAAATGATAGAGCCCGTGCAACAATGCACGGGCTTTTTTTGTATTGTGGCTATTCTTCGCCGAATTGTTGGTCTTTTGTAGGAGTGAGGCGGTCAATCCTGATTACTATGCGCAACTTGCCGTTTGAGTGTTTTATTCGAGCCTGTATACTCTTTGAACATCGGCGAGTATTGTCTTAAAATCAATATCCATATCTACTAACTCACCGTTTTGCATGTTGTATATCCATCCATGTACCGTAGGGTATCCCTTCTGAATGTAACTCTTTTGAACGTAAGAAGTTTTTATGATATTCTTGCACTGTTCTACTACATTCAACTCTACAAGCCTGTTTATTTTTACATCGATGTTGGGCAGTTTTTCCAATTCGCAATAATGCATACGGTACACATCTCTTATGTTTCTTAGCCAATTGTCGAGCAGACCAAAAGATTCCTGTTTGAGAGCCGCTTGAACACCGCCACATCCGTAATGGCCACACACAACAATATGCTTTACGTTCAATTGCTCAACCGCATACTGAATGATCGATTGCACGTTTAAGTCGTTGTTTGAAACTATGTTTGCGATATTTCTGTGCACAAATAGATCTCCAATCTCTAGCCCTGTAATTTTGTTTGCGGGAACCCTGCTATCAGAACATCCTATGTATAGGAAATCGGGTGATTGCGATTCGCTGAAATCGGAAAAGTAATTCTCGTTCTCCTTGTTCTTTCTCGAAACCCACTCTTTGTTGAGTTTGAAAATGTTATTGTACTTTGCCGATTTCATGGGTATATATTTTAAGGTGCTACATATAACTCTTCATTCGATAGTTTTAAAAAGAAGGATGGCGTGTCTTTTGCTCGATAATCCTATTGTTTATGGCTCTTTATCGGGCGATGATTCGTTTTTCGTAAATCGGTAAGCTGCTTTTTTTAGGCGATCCATTATGGCCACCCCAATTCCCTGCAGGGGGATTGGCTCGGCAACAATAAAGGTGACATCGGACTCCTCGAGGCTGTGCAGCGTTCGGAAGAGATTTGTCGCTGCTTCACTCAAATTCCCAGTATGCGATAGATACTCCACCCGCTTGTAGCCTTCGCCACCCATCCCAGTGAAAGAGATGTACCCGGCATTGGTCGTGTCGGCCATTGGCTGATAATCGCCTTCAATGTAAAGTGGTTTGTTTGGACTGTAGTGCGAGTTTAGCAATCCGGGCGAGGCAAAGAAGGGGTCGTTTTTCACAGGGCTAGTGGAGTAGGGCAGAACCGTTTCGATCTCTTGCCGGGTAATTACTCCGGGACGAAGAATTTTAAAGCCATCATCTTCAATGGCAATAACGGTAGATTCTATTCCAACGCTGGTTGCCCCACCATCTAATATGCAAGGGAGTAAGGGGAATTGCTTTCTTACATGCTGTGCTTTTGTTGGGCTCAGTTTTCCAAATTTGTTTGCGCTAGGGGCGGCAATCGGACATTGCGCTGCGGCAATAAGTTTTAGCGCTATTTCATTGTTTGGCATTCGAATGGCAACAGTTGGCAGTCCGGACGATACAATGTCGGGAACTAAATTGCTGCGAGGTAGAACTATGGTTAGTGGACCGGGCCAAAACTTGGCAGCAAGGGCTAAAACTCGCTCATCCATCTTCTCGCAAAGCAGCGCTAAGTCTTCAATTTTGCAAATGTGTACGATTAGCGGGTCGAATGAAGGCCGTTCTTTTTCTATGAAAATCTTAGCTACCGCCTCAGGATTAAGTGCGTTTGCTCCCAATCCGTAAACCGTTTCGGTGGGGAAGGCAACCAGTTCGCCTTCCCGTATTAACCGTGCCGCCTCATCAATTTGTGCTTGTGATACCATTAATCTGATCTGTAATGTTTGTTAGTGGCTATGCAATATATTTGAGAGAGTAGATTTTATAAACCAATGGGCAAGGTTGTAACGGATACTACTGTCCTCCGTTTTTTACAACCGCCACAGCTATGCCAACCTGTTTTTTTGCAGTTCGTCGTCGGCTTTTTCTAGTTCTGTCCTTTTTTTGTTTTGGTAGGCAACAATCATAGCGCGAACATCCTCGTTGCTTAGTGCAATAATTTTTGCCGCGGCCAAGGCTGCATTCTCAGGACTTAGTACCGTTAATGGTGCAACTCCCGATGGCATACGAACGCTTGAGAAAAGGTCGGTGCCTCCAAACTTATCGCTGTAAGGAGGGCAGGCAATAACTGGACAATGCGTTTGGGCATCGGTAAAGCCGCTTAGGGCATTGCTCATTCCTGCTATGGTAATGAATACCACATTCTCTTTCTCATACTCCTTTATTAGGTTGTAGCACTTCAGCGGAACCTTATGGGCCGAGGCGATTCTCAGTACCGCTTCAATTTCAAAACTATTGAGCACCGTGGCTATCTGGTTTGCCCAATCTAGATCGGCTTTCGATCCCATGATTATTACAACTTTCTTGTTCATTTTGCTTCTATTTTAGGTTGGTATAGTGTTTTAAAGAGTAGGATGACTCGAAATCCATAGCAGATTGGCTTCGCTGTCGCCTATGTTATATATCGTGTGCTTATACCCCGAGTTGACGTAAAAGCTATCGCCCTGGCCGAGTAGATACTCCTGAAAATTCATCTCGATTTTGAGGTTCCCTTTCAGAATATGGTAAAAACTCTGCCCTACCGTAGCATTTAACAGGTTCTCGGAGCTGGTTTTGGGTGCAAAAACAATTAGGTGCGGTTCCATTACCTTTTGCTGATCGTGGTGCGACAACAAGTAAAGCGTGGCACCGCTCTCGTTGGCTTGGACCAACTTCTTCTCCGAAAATGTCACCACCGGCTTCTTCATGTAGGTCTCGTTTTCCCCAATCAAGTTGCCTACGGTTGTTTGCAAGGCATCGGCTATCTTCTTCAGTGTAACTATTGATGGGAACGCCTTTGCCCTCTCTATCTGCGATATTAGGCTTGGTGTAACGCCTATGGTGCTGGCCAGATCATTTATTTGAATGTTCAGGTTTTCCCGCCTATTCCTTATCCGTTCACCCATTCTTAGCATATGCCAACCGATTTTAATTTCCTGGCATGAAAATTATACTTCACAAAGTAAATCACATTTACTTTAACGGCAAAATGAAACATGTAAATTATTTAATCGTTTTACTTTATGTTTTGTTCGTTTTTCTGAACATCGCTCGTTGTTTCCTGTTGCTTCGGAATAGCTAAAATTCCTTTGCCATGACTTATGAAGTGCCCAAAAAGAAAATATCCCTGCCCGGTTTACGAAATCTGTTTAAACTTTACCGCTACCTGAAACCCTACCGGGTAGAGTATGGTATTGGGCTGCTTTTTCTTCTGGGTTCCAGCTTAGCCAGTTTGGCTTTTCCTAAGCTGCTTGGCGAGTTGGTGGACTTTGGCCACAAGGGCGATTTGGCGCACGAAATTAACCGTATTGCCCTTCTGCTTATTGCGGTGTTGGTTGCTCAGTCGCTATTTTCCTACTTTAGGGTGGTGCTCTTTACTCAAGTGGCCGAGAAAACTTTGGCCGATCTTCGGCAAAGCACCTTCAACCATCTCATTCGGCTTCCTATGAAATTTTTTCAGCACCGCAGGGTGGGGGAGTTAAATAGCCGGATTTCTTCGGACATTACGCTGCTGCAAGATGCCCTCACTACAACTCTTGCTGAGTTTATTCGGCAGTTAATTATCATTATCGGTGGTATTACGCTGCTGATGTTCACCAGCTATAAACTGACGTTTTTTATGCTGGCCATTTTGCCACTTATCATGGTGCTGGTGGTGGTGTTTGGTCGGTATATCCGTAAGTTAAGTAAGCAGGCCCAGAGCCAGGTCGCCGAGAGCAATACTGTGGTAGAGGAGACGCTGCAGGGTATTCAGAGCGTGAAGGTTTTTACCAACGAGTTTTTTGAGATGCTGCGCTACCAGCTCATCACCAAGGAGATTGCCATCACAGGTATTAAGAATGGAAAGTTGCGCGGTGCCTTCTCCTCGTTTGTGATTCTCGGGTTGTTTGGGGCTATGGTGGCCGTAATATGGCAAGGGGCGCTTATGCTGGGTACGGGCGAACTGGCTACTGGCGAACTCTTCTCGTTTGTGATTTACTCGGGCTTTATTGGTGGAACCATTGGCGGTATGGCCGATGTGTTTTCGCGCGTGCAAAAATTTATTGGTGCTACGGAAGATCTACTCGAAATATTCAATGAGGAGATAGAGCCTGTTGAGGAGGTGGTAACACCTGCCTGCGACCATTTGCTGCATGGTGGAATTCAGCTGCAAAACCTTTCGTTTACCTACCCTTCGCGCACCGACATGGAGGTTCTGAAAGACATTTCGGTAACTATTCCTCCCAACAAACTCGTGGCATTAGTCGGTCCAAGCGGTGCTGGTAAAAGTACGCTTGTTTCACTGCTGCTCCGGCTGTACGAGCCTTCTTCTGGTATGATTCTATTCGATGGGAAAGATGGCCGCGCTTTTCCCATTTCGGTGCTGAGGAGCCAAATGGCCATTGTGCCGCAGGATATCTTTCTCTTTGGTGGTACCATCCGAGATAATATTGCCTATGGAAAACCTAACGCTACCGAAGCTATGGTGGAGCAGGCAGCTCGGCAGGCAAATGCGTGGGAGTTTATTAGCCAGTTTCCCGAGGGGCTTGAAACGCTGGTGGGCGAGCGTGGCACGCAACTTTCGGGTGGTCAGCGGCAGCGCATTGCTATTGCCCGTGCTGTGCTTAAAAATCCAAGAATTCTTATCCTCGACGAGGCCACCTCTTCGCTCGACTCCGAATCGGAGCGGCTGGTGCAGGATGCGCTTGAGAAGTTGATGCACGGCCGCACCTCCATTGTTATTGCCCATCGTCTCTCTACCATTCGCCAAGCCGATATGATTTTGGTTCTCAACCAAGGGAGCATTGTGGAGCAGGGCACTCATGAGGAGTTGCTGCAACTTGAGAATGGGCTCTACCGAAATTTGAGCGAGCTGCAGGGGGCGGGGATGTAAAATTGGTATAGTGTATCTCTGTTTCTCATCGGATACTTTTTGCCTTTTTCAGGAATGGTATCACCATAAAAAAGTTTAGATTTGTATTGCGTTGCGATAGCGCAAAGTGATGGTTTTGAAAAACAACTCACCTACTCCTATGAGATGATTTCGATATTTAAAAGAGGCCTAGTCGTAATTGTTGCATGCGTTCCATTGCTACTAAATGCGCAGGTTAAGGATACCATTTCAACTTCTGCAAAGATCGATTCCATATACAATTTTCAGAAGAAGATGTATGCCGAGAGTAAAAACTCACCACTAGCTGAAAAAAAGGTGGGGTTAGAGTTTAATTTTTTTCGTTTACTCATGATCGATAGTTATCCTACCGTAAGCGGTGGCGTTTCGCTATTCAATATAAACCGGCAAGCCGAAGTATCCATACCGTTTTACATTCAAGGTCAAAAGGAGTCTGGCGATTTAATCGATATTACTGTAGATTGCCACTTCAGGTATTTTCTAGGCAATACCCAAAATGGATTTTATTTGAGTGCATTTGCACGCTATGCTTACTTAAAAGGGACCTTGGGTGAGGATTACCTATTCGGCAGTTCAGTTACCAATACCAAAAGTGACGAAAGCAAACTAGGCGTGGGTGTAGGTATAGGGTATCGGATTTTTTCCTACCGAGGTTTATACTGGGGCACAAGTATTAGTTTTGGCCGGTACATTGTAGGCGAAAGCAACAAGTTTGCCAGTGGAATTCTGAGTATGGATGACGATAACGAATATATTTTAGATTTTGAGTTGCTCAAATTTGGCTGGGCATTTTAGGCCATTCCTTGAATAATTAATTTTGTTGTCCGAAGGGCCATTTACCATTGTCTAACCCTGGGAGTAGTGCTTGTTGCCACTGTTCTAAGGACGAGTAGAATGCTATAGACAAACCCTATACAGAAATAGAAAACATGAATAGTACATCCATCTAAGAGCGCCTTTTTCTGTGTAATATGGTTTGTGCGGTTGTACTCATTCAAGGTTCTATCCCTGTTTTAATGCTTATAATTATTCTGTGGCGCCAAGGATACAATCAACATTAATTGTGCTGAAATATTATTGCTAAGTTATTTCTTGTGCTCTAATGCACCATGCAATAATTTGTTGCGCAAATATCTATCTTTGGCCAAATTTAAAACAACTCGACTCAAATGGAAAAAAAGAATGCTAACCCCGCCGTTGTAGGCCTCGCTGGCTTCGGATTAACTACACTTCTTCTTCAGTTCCACAACATTGGCATAATGGGCCTTGGTCCTGTGGTTGCCATGGGATTCATCTTTGGTGGATTGGCTCAAATGATTGCTGGTTTTCAGGAGCAGAAAATGGGTAATAACTTTGGATATAGCGCCTTTGTTGGCTATGGCTCGTTCTGGATTGGACTTGGCATTATTTGGGTGCTCAACTTCTTTGATGTATACAAGTCGAGCAGCTCCGATGTTGGATACTACCTCCTTGCTTGGATGCTCTACACTATTATCATGTTTGTGGCCTCGCTACGAGTGCACAAGGCTATGGCAATAACCTTTGGACTATTAGTTGTGGGTTTCCTACTCCTGATTATTGGTCATTTTGGCGACCCTATCTTCAACGTGGTTGCAGGTTATGAACTAATCTTCTGTGCCCTTGCTGCTTGGTACATGATGGGTGCCATCATTATCAACGATTTGGCCGGAAAGACCGTGCTTCCTTTTGGAGCTCCCTTTGTGAAGTAATACTACCGATTACGCAGACATTTTGTCCTTGCAGTAGGTATTTAACAAAACGCCCACCGGCTTACCGATGGGCGTTTTTGTTTTTAGTCGTTGGCTATTTTTCGGTCGAACAACTGCCTCCCCCACAACCACACGATGTGCCCTTGCCGTCAAGCGTTGGACTACTGCTGCAGGAGCCTCCCGAAAATTTTGCGTTTTTCTTGAACAGAAGCCGTATCGACATGGCTGCCATGAATATGGCCATCACCACAATTGCTATGACAATGAGTTTTATCGCTACCATTTGAAATCTTTTTTCTACTAACCTCCCAAATTGAAAAATGTTCGAAAGGGCTATAGTTTTGGTTCGTCGGCAAAGATAGGACATTCACCATGGCACGATTCGCAGTTCTCATTGGCTGGACGCTTACCCAACTTTTTCAGCAGCAGCATCTCCTCGGTGCGGGCACATTTAATTCCGCGCTTGCGCATATCCTTGTTGTGCCCAACCTCTGTCTCTGGAAATTTTTTCTTGAGGAAAAATATGTTAAAACCTAGCCCTATTACTACAAAT contains:
- a CDS encoding carbonic anhydrase, with protein sequence MKSAKYNNIFKLNKEWVSRKNKENENYFSDFSESQSPDFLYIGCSDSRVPANKITGLEIGDLFVHRNIANIVSNNDLNVQSIIQYAVEQLNVKHIVVCGHYGCGGVQAALKQESFGLLDNWLRNIRDVYRMHYCELEKLPNIDVKINRLVELNVVEQCKNIIKTSYVQKSYIQKGYPTVHGWIYNMQNGELVDMDIDFKTILADVQRVYRLE
- a CDS encoding L-threonylcarbamoyladenylate synthase, giving the protein MVSQAQIDEAARLIREGELVAFPTETVYGLGANALNPEAVAKIFIEKERPSFDPLIVHICKIEDLALLCEKMDERVLALAAKFWPGPLTIVLPRSNLVPDIVSSGLPTVAIRMPNNEIALKLIAAAQCPIAAPSANKFGKLSPTKAQHVRKQFPLLPCILDGGATSVGIESTVIAIEDDGFKILRPGVITRQEIETVLPYSTSPVKNDPFFASPGLLNSHYSPNKPLYIEGDYQPMADTTNAGYISFTGMGGEGYKRVEYLSHTGNLSEAATNLFRTLHSLEESDVTFIVAEPIPLQGIGVAIMDRLKKAAYRFTKNESSPDKEP
- a CDS encoding AIR carboxylase family protein, translated to MNKKVVIIMGSKADLDWANQIATVLNSFEIEAVLRIASAHKVPLKCYNLIKEYEKENVVFITIAGMSNALSGFTDAQTHCPVIACPPYSDKFGGTDLFSSVRMPSGVAPLTVLSPENAALAAAKIIALSNEDVRAMIVAYQNKKRTELEKADDELQKNRLA
- a CDS encoding helix-turn-helix domain-containing protein; translated protein: MLRMGERIRNRRENLNIQINDLASTIGVTPSLISQIERAKAFPSIVTLKKIADALQTTVGNLIGENETYMKKPVVTFSEKKLVQANESGATLYLLSHHDQQKVMEPHLIVFAPKTSSENLLNATVGQSFYHILKGNLKIEMNFQEYLLGQGDSFYVNSGYKHTIYNIGDSEANLLWISSHPTL
- a CDS encoding ABC transporter ATP-binding protein encodes the protein MTYEVPKKKISLPGLRNLFKLYRYLKPYRVEYGIGLLFLLGSSLASLAFPKLLGELVDFGHKGDLAHEINRIALLLIAVLVAQSLFSYFRVVLFTQVAEKTLADLRQSTFNHLIRLPMKFFQHRRVGELNSRISSDITLLQDALTTTLAEFIRQLIIIIGGITLLMFTSYKLTFFMLAILPLIMVLVVVFGRYIRKLSKQAQSQVAESNTVVEETLQGIQSVKVFTNEFFEMLRYQLITKEIAITGIKNGKLRGAFSSFVILGLFGAMVAVIWQGALMLGTGELATGELFSFVIYSGFIGGTIGGMADVFSRVQKFIGATEDLLEIFNEEIEPVEEVVTPACDHLLHGGIQLQNLSFTYPSRTDMEVLKDISVTIPPNKLVALVGPSGAGKSTLVSLLLRLYEPSSGMILFDGKDGRAFPISVLRSQMAIVPQDIFLFGGTIRDNIAYGKPNATEAMVEQAARQANAWEFISQFPEGLETLVGERGTQLSGGQRQRIAIARAVLKNPRILILDEATSSLDSESERLVQDALEKLMHGRTSIVIAHRLSTIRQADMILVLNQGSIVEQGTHEELLQLENGLYRNLSELQGAGM
- a CDS encoding acetate uptake transporter — encoded protein: MEKKNANPAVVGLAGFGLTTLLLQFHNIGIMGLGPVVAMGFIFGGLAQMIAGFQEQKMGNNFGYSAFVGYGSFWIGLGIIWVLNFFDVYKSSSSDVGYYLLAWMLYTIIMFVASLRVHKAMAITFGLLVVGFLLLIIGHFGDPIFNVVAGYELIFCALAAWYMMGAIIINDLAGKTVLPFGAPFVK